The DNA segment acaagatcctttaaaaataaacttattttaaaaaaaaaactataccATCTTAAATATGCTTAAACATGCAATATAAAGTACGTATACATCGAAactaaatacttttaaatgattatgttgACATAGGTATAAACAACATTGTACCAACGTTTATATTGACCTACAATAAATAGAATAAACCATCAAGTGGTGATACCAAACAACTTACAACATTGTATATCAGTACATCTAGGTTGGTACAATTCCCGAGACAAACTACCAGATGATCATCCTCTCTGATGAATTTCATCTTCAGCTAATTAATAGGGACGTTTTGTGCTCTGTTCTATTGTTTCTGGTTTTCtaaagtgtgtgtatatatatatatgcagacGTTTTGATTCTAGGATGCTATCTTTTGTTTTTGGATAAGAACAATGATTACTaattcatgaaaacaaaataatctgtTCCAAAAGATGGAGCCGTgttgtaaacaatatttgatcttTATTTATGCTTTGCTTTTGagacaaatgttttatttacacatttagAAAGAACTGTCTTGTTTAGTTAAGTAAGTGGTTAGACGACTTGTAGCCAATGTCTCTCACATATGTTTGGCTTTTGTTAGTGGCATGGACGAACTTGACAAACTGACTAAAAACCAAAAAGAAACAAACGGCGTAAGAATGATGTCAAcgtatatataatataccaatCGTCCAATAGTTTAAACGTTCAGAAActgcattattaaaataaataaaattaacaattttcgAGCAATTTAAAACGTTTACAAGCATGTAAAATCAGAAATGAAACTTATtctaaaaatctaaaaataacaaagaaaataagACTACATATTTAAGAAGTCATTGTGTATTCTAAGATCGATCAATTAAATCAAGGTTAGTTAAACGCTTACCCAACCTATcccaaaattatttatttacaatgtatttatttaagggactagacaccagatgatacagtTGCAAGGTAAGAATAAAATTGTTAAGAACTTACTTAAACGAATATAtcgtgtattgatcttaataaCTGATGCATTACGTGGCTTACGACACGTGCATctgcgtatttttccaattctaAAATTTACTGGATTTGTTAATCAAGTTTGTTAGAAAATAGCATCGGTGTATGTATCTGTAATAACCACGTTCCTTTCACaagctaaatatacacactataaactgggaaccATCAGGCGCTATTTTAAACGGGCATACTCAGCTGAGACAATGACgaaattttcttttaatctcttaaaatgatgtattatcggcctcatacaatttcgttttgataattctaggcttgttaTGAGGaaactgtattatttttttccgatTTTGAAACCATCTGGTGGCTGGTCCATTCGAGGAATATTTCAAACGTCGGAAACGAGAACAACTCAACGACATCAGCTTCACAATAcacaatttgtttgtttgttaataacAAAAGAGGAAGCCTTTTACAGTTATCAGATATGCCTTCAAGAAATGCAACTAAAAGCAACTGTTAGTTACGACTTAAAATCGTCTATGAAATACAGAGTATGGTTTTTGTTGCATTATTTTCCCTGTAAATATCATCCGTTTTCTGGGTGATCTTAGGGCGTATGTTAACTGTTGCATAATGATGGATAGGTGAAACCGGTGTTAATGAACTTTCTTTCAGGAAAAGGCTGAAAgtttttatgtgtgtgtggTCCGTATTATGTGTTCGTATTGTGCATGTtgtgtaatttgtatttttctaaaGTTAATTGTCTTTTTAGCACAAATTTTGtgcttgtaaaaaaaatattattcgactactgggcttgtcactatagtttttattgttttttaatgaacttTCAAGAAAATTGGTTATTATCTATTTACATCAGTAGTTCAAAACCTTATTGATTACTTCACCATCCCCCCATGTTTTACACCTGGCGAAATCTGAATGAACACACAAACAATGCGACTTGAAAATAATAAGCATAATATATATGTCTGATTGCATCGTACCTTCAATGCTTTGACTGGATTCAATTTGCAGGTTATATCAGTATCTTGTCgttgagtatttttttataaaatgcatttaaatacacgtttattttatactttttgtttttagttgattTTCACACCGACAAGGATTTGTTATGTTCAATTTCTCTCAACCCTTGAAAATGTGAGCTTGATCGAACCAACATAATGCGTCTTACTCCCTACCCAGTCCGAGGTAAATATCCAAACACCAACACTTattgataatttattcattcatgTATCATATTTGTGTTGTCTTCCgggttttgaattttgtatagAACgttcatatattgtattttgctTACTCattacacttttttattttatctgacGTTTATATCAATAATCAGACTTCGGTTACTTTTTATCAACTGCTCACAATATTATCTTTGATTCCTAAGCAGACATCGTATAGTTCTGCCGTCACATCATATTGGAAAGAAAGTGATACAAATAATGCACATTCTTTACTTACcgttaatattttgttaatttcaaacaatgagATTGGGAAGTTAACCGAAAGCATAATTGTATCAACAAGTTCAGTATTTGAATACAATGCTATGAAATAAAAGTGCACCACAggttttgttaaacaaatgtaaCGATCGAGTGAGAGAAAACACATGTGTATATAATGCCTGATGTGAGGGCAACAAATCCATACTTGTTCAATAATtgcttttatgcattttccaaGGCCAATGAGCAAAGTCGTAGAGGATGTCGAAAAGAAACACATACGTTTGAATGAAATgcggattatttttttttaaatgccataacATGTCATTGAGTTGGATAGaacaatatgttttactatttcCAGAAATAACGTATATGGGTGGACAAATCCGGCCAGAGGGAAACCTGCAATAAGGTCGCTGATTGGTCGCTATATAAAGTAAGGCAAGTCACACGTCAAAACCTGCACATGGTACTGTAAAAAATGCTACCAGAATGAGATGATGTGCGTTGAAACTCTAATGGAattaatttgcatttataaGAGATTTTGCAATAAATGATTCACCTTGTTATTCCTCTTATAAAGTTGATTTTGATGAAAACTATACTGTATTCTTTTAAAGAGACtggctcatgttttgtaaatacactttttatgaccaaatttattaggatgtgttaaaactaaaatactgaCGGCTGATCCcttcaaaaaatgttgatattgatgttgatgttcaaaatattgtctttgaagtccaagaTTTTGAAAACCGATAGTAAATAAAAAGGTTTCAAGGTTAAATTATCCCTCAGCCGAAGTAAGAGTCCTTATGGgcaagcgtttttttttttagttttctaATTTTATCCCGACTCTAACGGTGTTGATTCGCTCCCCATTTAAACCAGGGTTGTTACTCTTTAATAGCatctttctgcaatttcggaATCAGAGAGTATACTAATTATAATAAAAGATGCATTACCGTGTTAAAAGTTCCAAAAACATGACCCAGTCCCTTTTTACATTACTAGCGTGACCATAACTTGACCATAGAGTAGCAGTCATAGGCGCGCGAAGAAGAGTCGAAAAAGGTCCTTTTGTTtctatgcatatttttttctgccATAATTAAAAAGTTCACAAGACCACACACTGCGGCGGACCATCGCGCCAACGAGATTTTACGACCTTCTGCAATCGCAAAATCTTGACCATTTTCCAGGCAATGCCCTCAGTAAATAGTAGGTGAGAGTGGTTCGATTATTTCTGGTAGTTTGAATAAGAGAGCATTGTAATCAGgttgaggaatcacgtgactagaaaggggttctcacattggtcaccacgggtcacaaccgctGTAAACGAACAAATAAGTGACGTGAACCTCTGATATGGcctgatatatataatttatacaaatctCCAAGCCTCAGACAACACTCCCTACAACACATGTCgatgtatttcttttaatatgattatatataatcTCCTTTTATGTGCACGCTGACACGATAATCCTGAGCCATAAATATAAAACTCCGTAAAATGTAAGTAACAACCTTCCGCGAAAGTCTCCGTTATTAACATATGTGCACtgttttatcatacattttgaTAGATAAATTACACTCGTAGGCGAAACTGCCTAATCTAGTCATGGTGTGGCAAATTTACCCCTGGGCAAATTGTTGCAAGATTAACGGGGTAATGATTCTTGGAAAAAGTATGCCGCTGCAGTCGGTACTAGGGGGCGTTGACGATGTAGCTTTAATCGTTGCTGCCAGTGTACAGTTACAGTCAAAGACTTCAATCGCAACACCTtggccattatccaacagatATAAACTCGGAAATAGtaaggatttttataaaaagTCCATCATGGCGGCGTATTCAAAACGTATGTAATTTCAACCGTCCATTGACAAACGGTCCTGAAAGTTCATTTTCAAGTTCCTACAATGCGCCAATAAGATACGAAGCAAAATCAttcatttcaatacatttttacgTTATCGAATGGGTCAACATAGTTTTATGATAATTGAGTTAGTCCCCTCATCACATTTTCGGATATCTTGAAGCCAATTTAAGAGATTTATCCCGAAGCTTGCAGGAAATGgtcgagttgttacgattgcggAGACTACTGTTTTAGTTCTTTCGATGAGTAACTTTTCTCTCCCGCAAGCTATTCCTGTTATCACCTCATTGGTGCAATTTGCCCTTAAACGGCAGTATAAAGGATAATAATTCGCCcatattttcaactttattgaaataaacaaaaacataacattcgAACAAAAATGACAACCTTCAGTTACATGAGTTCATACAATACTAGTCACTCATGCATAGTGACAAGTAAACTCATTTCTCCTCATATATAGACAATAACATTCATGAGTACTTAGTAGGGTTTTAATGTtagtaatattttataagtCGTAGCATGTCAAGTAAATCCAGTAGTGTCAAGTAGAAATAGTAAATCTGGGTTTAACACATActttaaacattgatattaatagcctcataattatatatttgtctCATAGGGACATATATTTACCTTTTTGCGTTAGTGAacctttataaaaacaaacatttaacgtcaagtatattttgaaaatgacagcgaaatatacatatataagcaGTTATCTGAAAGCAGATTTGTGTTTTAGTTGCATGTAAACctatttttatgactttaaaaatggaaacaaatatataatgtaattaatAATAACGACTAAAacggataaaaaaataatgcctTTTGATGGCCATGaacaaactaaaaatatatatcgaaCGTGGGGAAATAAAAAAGCTGCGTATTAAATTAATGGGtgttgtcatggtaacattttaatCTAGAACAAGTCTAAATCATTATACTTgttatgttattcattttaagttctatacataaaacaaaactgttattACTTATACTTATTCATACTTTATAgtaattgtgtttcaatttattctaaTAGATATTTTTATCACAGAGTTTGTATATTAAATGTGGCCAAAACCTACATTTACTAAGACCTCAATAATTATGTAACGACTGTAAAGTAATAATAAATGGTTGAACGTGAATACCACTTTTTAGTGATATGCCAAATATATTCAGTCttatgagaaaaaaataccgaaatatataaatagacgTGGCcaacaaatcaaatatttgtacacttattatcttaaaaataaaaacatataaatctcTGAATAACTTATCAAAGTGTATATACTaggcaaacattttaaaattttcctTTCATCCATAATACTATTGTTTTGCTTTCCTGTTAACACTGTTTGATTATGCTTAAAACGTGGCTTTGCATAAGATGGTTTCATATAaccatgttttttatgttttatgcaataaactGATATGAGTTCAGTTAAGCAAGagaaaaattgttatttcattacaaCCCATCAGTTAATAAGAGACAAACAAGAACGCCGATATTAGTGTCGTCTAAAGGACGCACATATCATTAAGTTAAAAAGCGTTGCTACAATTATGTGAATGGTGGTGttatatttgcaattaatgcGAATCACTTCCTGAAATAATCAGGATATGTTTGTCATatgaatacatttcaaaatatgcattattatatttaagtgctttgtttttgttatgaCGGTCGTCTGTTTCATATTACGGCTCACATTATATATCTCATAGCACAAATAAAGGCTTGGCAGAATTGTGTTAATATGGTTTTAGTTTTCTGATTCAGaggcagatccaggaattgacgcaAGAGGGTGCGTTACTTAGAGGTGCAACCTTTTGACACGCGCCCCTCACTCAAAACCGAAACTaaatatggtttaaaatgttggcaggggggTTGAGGGTTCTCCGAATAATTAAAGTccgaaaatgtgcattttgagAGTATTTAACTAGTTTCTTTTCCGATATTGAATAAAACCTGAACGATTTGAGGAGGGACGGGGGTCTGAATCCGCTAGAAGgcttaaatgtttcattgataGTTTCAACCCTAAAATAGTTAAcgattaaatttatattaagaGTATTACGTCATGGAAGTATTTGCGTTAAAGTGTATGCATCAGgcgtaattttactcaaaaatatataataaaaaacagcACTATGTAgtacaagcatttaaaaaatattatggtcATGATCCATGAATACGTATAAGAAATATCAccactttatttattattaaccaATGCTATAGCTTCAATAATGCTTCATATTACAATTGTGTGTAACCGTATCGCGAAGCTGTAATGTAGTGTttgtcaaatgaaataaaagtaagtTTAAATGGGCTGTattccgtatgatgaaatagcgaaacaaaacataaaattgtcGAAGCTGACTtgaacttggtatcgatgtgtacaatgcattgaaactttctaaatgaagtaccacatagtttacaattaatttatatttcgcagttttttcgtatttttctattaaaaaagattactaggtatgtctacctagtagaattcattccttatgcgtgattggctagtcgatgttgtcacgtgatattaccaagttaggtttaTAGCTTTTATATTCCAACCGTTTAAAGTAAGCCTCCGTAACACAGTGAATACGACACTGGAATGCAtatttggcgacaccggttcgaacccggtcccCGACTCgatcttttttacaatttgataaaaaagaattaaattatgatatcaaagagtaaaacatttgattaaaCAATTGTCCTgcgattcgttacagaaaaaaactttttttggtgccaagaTTCACTTTAAATATTAACTATTGTCTGTCACTACAGACAAACTGTGTCGGTTGTCATTGAAGTGTTCACAGaaataattggaaataaaaaaaagcccTACCTCAATATATTTTCCAAGAAATGCCCGAAAAACTACTAATTTTCTGAAGAGTACCTTTGACAATCGTTAATTTAAAAAGGACCGACCTGGGCCGATACTCTCTGAGGTCTTGAATCTAAGTTTGAGGCTAAGACTCAGAAATGCAAGATCTTAATTTTGTTGTACAGAATGTGACTTTTAGAGAAAAGACGGTAAAATGCTGTCTCTGTCACAAATTATCTGTTGTACAGCCAGGCACATATCTTCTgtcagtcaaaataagttaatgaaTTTTGAGTCTGAACCTCACACTCAAGACGTTCAGGAATTGGACTGTGAAGTCTTATGAACCACGATTAtgccataccaaattgtttcTATGTTTAGCGTCTGCGGGCGAATATGTTTTGGGCTTCTCGATCGAACGACAACAAAATTTGATATGATCAACGATCTTACcggatatttttaatttcttttcattttcattccGACTACAGAACACAAGTGTAAACTTATAAATTATACTACTACTCTGTACTAGTATTCTCGGCATTTCGAATAAAAATGATGCATTCTTTGTGATTCTCACAATCAACACACTTAAATACAACTCTTATTTGAACTCATTTTGCACTGGAATATTCtcaaaaaatagttatatttacttttttatagattttttgattgaaaacacccaaaacaaaaacaacaaaagttcGCGTCCAATTCTTGTCATTCCTTCGTTGATATGCGTACACGCCTTCTTGTTTATCGATTCAAGTattaaatatgatttcatttgtaaaatgaaaacagaGGGTGATGGGGATTTCAGATACAATTATGGCAAAAGATGCACAAAATGtgaaattttcaaacaaaatacatcTACATGGCATCAGTTTGAACTCTACTAAAATGTGAACTCATGTTCCCATCAGCATTGAGAATTCTAACCTTCTTTCTCGTACACAGCGTCATCAACACAGCCTTCATGTCTTTTCTGAACCCCGACCCTATAGCacaatataatatgaaattaaaGGCACTGTTCGCGTACAATAATATCCTGACTATCACGTGAACCAAACCCGCCGGACTGCTGCCCATGTGGGCGTGGTATACTTCCTGTATAGACACCGGAAACAGACAGACGAGTAAACTTATGCTGATAGCTATAGCGCGGATAGTGAAGGCGTTGGCTACTTTTGTTCTCGTTGACGCTTGCGGTCCACCTTTCCGGTGAATTTTCCGACTTTTTATCAGCTtgtacaaaatcaaaatgtttccgCACACGACGAAGAAAAATGGTACTATAAATAACACAATCATATCCAGCCACATCCAAACCgggaaaaaatatttaaagaatgttCCATTCGTCCGATCCATACTGCACGTGGTATTGCTGAACGCTGTCAAATTGTCGCGATCGGGTCGTAAGTCCGTGACGAACAGAAATGGGCTGTACATAATAGCCATGAACACATATACTCCAACGATAAACATCCTGACTTTAGACCGAGAGCACAAATATCTCACTTTCATTGGAAACCAAATACTCACAAACCGTTCCATGGTGATGAGAACAATTATCCATGAGCTGACCGATGGTCCAAAGTACGAAGCCCAGGCGAATATCTTGCAGAAGACGACGTTTGGTAATCTCAACCAGTAGTTCAGAACCTCATACGCCCACATTTCTAACGCGGGCATCGTGAGGACGATAGTGTCCGTTGCCGCTAGCGCTGTTAGTAAGACAGCAGTTGATGTTTCTCTATGACAGCCAAGACCCCACGTTAACATGCTCAGACAGTTTCCAACTAGTCCGAAAAGAATGACCGGTGTGAGCAAACACACGTTAAGATAATATCCGACCATTGTTTCAAACTGTAGATCCATTGTGTCGCTTATCTTAAAATCGTTGAAGCGACAAGTCACATACTCTTTTAACAGGTTAAAAATAACTGATGATTTTGTCCTCACTGAAACATCcaaatcttgatttttttttatttacacaacAATCTCACTCGTTCGTGGACATTTTCAATTCCACTTATAGTATAAATTCCTTATATTCAAAATCGCAATTAAACTACTGGTTTAACTATCCGGTCAAGGTTTAAAGTCCACCTGGCCACTTGCCTATTTCAAGGCCACTTACAATATAAACGAAGCTGTCGCGATGCGATGTTTCGCACTATGGTCATTCGAGCCGCTATGTGAAACAATTAATCTTGGTGAACCTCCCCATTAAACATCAAACATGCAAATAGAGTCTTGTGTTTCTGCGTCGTCTATTTACTCAGCGGTCACTTACGGGTCTACAATGTTAAGCCGTTAGTGTCAATTGAAGATAACTCTCGCTTTAAGTCTGAGCTGGGTTTAAGTGTTCTATCGTGTACCATTGCCTTTGacgtttataaatgttttgacgAATTCggacacaaacatattttatttaaataaaccgTAGTTCCAGaacagtttataaataatttcacaATGGAATCATTTTGCCCGAATTAAGTTGTTGAAACACCATCATCACAGTGTGGTAAAACAATCTCCGGCAAAAAAAAATACCGATAATATTTTAACTcgttaataaatgttataatagcGCGATTAAACGAATTTATCTCGAAGTCCAATTTTCATTGTCAGCACAAACAAGTAAGAACCAATAATGGGAACTATTACATGCAATTTCCATCTGAGAATTACGTAAAATCACCAACCACTGAAAGATTAAATTTCGTCCACAGAACTCTGCTTTTTCCAATATAACAGAAAGTCTGCCAAGATAAACGTCATTCGAAACCTTGGCGTCTTTAATGTTCCAGTCTTTGAGTCTCCTTCTGCATGAAAGCTGACGTTTACTCCAATATTCCCGAAACTAATGAGCAGTTTAACACGTTGAAAAATAAAAGGAAGAACATAACAGCTTTGcctaataaatgaaaaataacatcCTGGCGCTCCTCATaggaaatatatatcaaaactaACAGGAGAAATATACTACTGCTGGCTGCTGATTTTTTTTCGGATCAGCTTGCCTAGGGCAATCCTGTGTCTGTTTTTGGCATAGAAAGCCTTCGCAAACgagaatatacatgtaagaaaCGTATGTAGTGGTTGTAAGTAAGTACTGCATGTCATGGCTTATTAGCGCGCGTGCATTTTCTGTCATGGGCAATTAGCTAGAAATAAAAGGCTAACATCTGATAAGCCGATGAAGTAGATACTATTGTAGTTTACGTAACACAAAAATGTTACTCACAAATGGGTCCAATCGTGTCAGACACATTTCGTACGTTTACCACGTGACATACGTGACTTCACCTGTTGTGTATTTTTAGGTCGCTTAAGGGGGTTTCGGATATTTTTAGTATGAAATCCCTTCAAATTAATAGATTTACTAGCGAGTTTATACACTGTCAGGAAATTATATGTATTACATGTAGGCTGagcttaaaatgtatttttatttatagatatttttaCGATGTAGatcaatttgttttgatatatttatgctGTTCTTTTGTCCATCATGTATCGGATATAATctaaagattattttttaaaaacaaaaagaaactcATTATCTAACTTTAGATTTGTAATTAGTGTGTAGacgttgatatattttatagtccAAAGCATCCAAACACTACTGTTGCCAATTCTTTATagtatgtaatttatataaacttACCCCCTCCCCCTCTCCCTCACACCCCGTAGGTATGCTATTATGATACGCATAACTCATTCGGAtcacctcggtcattttccatcgaaaacaaccacgGTTGtaaatggacggtttacaatgtccgATATATTTACGCAAGAAGAACgctaaataatttcaattaagcggttaaacttaatgacttgggaatcttaattctttatgcaataatacacttcattggcaatcaatcTAAAtttagatatacaaaatacacgttaaaacacgaCAATTagttaatactattatttaaaactttacgaACAACTTCTTTTGTACCGGCATAAAACcgtggttgttttcgatggaaaatggccgaggagttccgagtGATGTATTGCTATTTcaataatgcattgaaaaatacagggacaagtctTTATAGTTGTTATTC comes from the Mya arenaria isolate MELC-2E11 chromosome 13, ASM2691426v1 genome and includes:
- the LOC128215266 gene encoding probable G-protein coupled receptor 139, whose product is MDLQFETMVGYYLNVCLLTPVILFGLVGNCLSMLTWGLGCHRETSTAVLLTALAATDTIVLTMPALEMWAYEVLNYWLRLPNVVFCKIFAWASYFGPSVSSWIIVLITMERFVSIWFPMKVRYLCSRSKVRMFIVGVYVFMAIMYSPFLFVTDLRPDRDNLTAFSNTTCSMDRTNGTFFKYFFPVWMWLDMIVLFIVPFFFVVCGNILILYKLIKSRKIHRKGGPQASTRTKVANAFTIRAIAISISLLVCLFPVSIQEVYHAHMGSSPAGLVHVIVRILLYANSAFNFILYCAIGSGFRKDMKAVLMTLCTRKKVRILNADGNMSSHFSRVQTDAM